ATGAGCAAAGCCCCGGACTATACAGCATGAAAGACGTGTTGGGGGGATAGTATGTCTGCGAATTCAAGGAAAGCCAAGCGGCTCATCCAGTTGCCGCCCTATCTTTTTGTTGAAATTGACAAGGCCAAGCGCCGTGCCAAGGAGGAAGGCAAACCCATCATTGATTTAGGGATCGGGGATCCGGATCAGGGCACTCCTCAGCCCATTGTCGATGCGCTCTCCAAAGCAGCCCAGGATTCCAAATACCATCATTATGCGCTGGATGCGGGGCTTCCTCAGTTGCGCCGGGGGATAGCCGGCTGGATGCAGCAGCGCTATGGGGTGGAACTCAATCCTCAAACCGAGATTTTGCCTTTGATCGGTTCCAAAGAGGGGATTTCTCATTTGGCTTGGGCTCTTCTCAATCCAGGGGATGCGGCCTTGGTACCGGATCCCGGCTACCCGCTGTATGCGAACACCACCATACTGGCCGGGGCAGAGCCCATTGCCGTGCCGCTCAAAATCGAGAACGCTTTTTTGCCGGAGCTCGACAAGATCCCGGACAAAGCTTGGGAGCGCAGCCCTCTGATGTATCTCAACTACCCTAATAACCCGACGGGTGCGGCTTGTGAACTGGGTCTTTTTGAAGAGGTGGTGGACCGGGCTCGCAAATACGGGACCCTGATTGCCCAGGACGCTGCCT
This region of Candidatus Omnitrophota bacterium genomic DNA includes:
- a CDS encoding LL-diaminopimelate aminotransferase → MSANSRKAKRLIQLPPYLFVEIDKAKRRAKEEGKPIIDLGIGDPDQGTPQPIVDALSKAAQDSKYHHYALDAGLPQLRRGIAGWMQQRYGVELNPQTEILPLIGSKEGISHLAWALLNPGDAALVPDPGYPLYANTTILAGAEPIAVPLKIENAFLPELDKIPDKAWERSPLMYLNYPNNPTGAACELGLFEEVVDRARKYGTLIAQDAAYSEMCYDGYRAPSILQVPGAKETAIEFHSFSKTFNMTGWRLGWVCGNAEALAALGQMKSNVDSGIFEVVQLAGLEALALGESFIEQSCVAYARRRNCLVQGLRAQGWDAPNPKATFYVWVPVPKGLGSSAEVAKLLLDKADLVVTPGNGFGKFGEGYIRFALTVEETLLEKAVERLAGVEEIAQCFGERQVG